ggcttagcataaagggtgttagctagtttgataaaaaaagttgaccattcccacttcagaggtggacctgtgggtggtagcatggagctacgagtctgaaattcaagtcagaccttctgcacatgacccagatggagcgtgcaaagtttcatctctctagctgtaacgcaaagcaatgtgcctgcaaaaactacttttttggcgatttaacattttgccaattttacatttttagccaaaaaactcccttatgttggtccgatcagtatgaaatcagaatatgtttaacaacgggacgtcacaaacaagccaggctcagtttggagtgggtggattattcccggaaggagataaacggttcgaaacgtacaaggtttccctcttctgcctcggtaacgctaggtgctagagggatgggaccaagacgcaaggcaccgcctagaggcccctgacaattgttccaaaagtgggatctctgagacatccacaaaaaaaactgtgttggaaaaacataaaaaaaattgaccattcccacttcagaggtggacctgtgggtggcagcatggagctacgagtctgaaattcaagtcagaccttctgcacatgacccagatggagcgtgcaaagtttcatctctctagctgtaacgcaaagtaATGTGCcggcaaaaactacttttttggcgatttaacatttagccattttcaaatttttggtcaaaaaacacacatatgttggTCAGGTGAGTAAATATATagcgttgctagggtacatatggcgtttactatgctaaataccgtggttgctatggtggttactGTGGTCATAttctggtggttgctaggttgttgctaggatagggggtaatagccacaagtgcaccggggtgcagctggttttttggccacaagcgaatcagactgaaaaaatgaatcgttagatttatcgatgcatcgaaaaaataatcgctagattaatcgtttaaaaaataatcgtttatcccagccctaattgCTAACAATGAACTGCATGACAACCGAAGAGTTAACATTTCGATGTTTAATGTTGAAGATTCAGACATTAGGTTGTTCACATGAAGTTGTAATAGCCTAGTAGTTTCCTGTTGAACCAATGTAATTAAAATAGGGTAATAATAAAGATTGTAACCACAATGAAGTGAACTCCATAAAGGAACTTGtcctttgtttttgttgccatgagAAGGTAGTAGGCTGCTGCATTTGCGAGGCATATCTTTTAACAACCGGCATcattgcatttcatttggtCCACTGCAATACCTTTGATTTATTTTGTAAACATCTTTTTTGTACATTGCTGTGGGTCATTCCCATTATCTTTGTTCATTAATCAAAATCACCTGTAAGGgtaatttaaacatttaaaaacagtcTTATAAAACATGATTTGGAAACTTGAGacatatttgggggggggggggggggaggggagttgACACCAATTGCTTCTGATTTCATAATGCATGAAGAAGCCATGCATTGTTTAATTTCTGTGGTAGATACATTGCAAGCCTGTATTTATGTTTCCTTGAAAAGTTCTGAATGTAAATCTCTGCACACAATAGATACCATCAGGTTTGATCAGGGCTGCACACAAAATGCCCACTTTTGGACTTTGGATGGTTAAATAATTTCCTCTTCCACAATTTTATACATTTTGTATCTCTGGACTGGAATGTCGTACAGACTTATGATGTGACATATTTTGTTTCTCTCCACAGAAATCATGGATGACAGCAGCATGGATGACAGCGGCATGTATACCAGCGGTGGTGAATCCCAGGTAAGTATAGCACTAACTTTGGATATTTCttattttaaatttattttaaatgtattgTTGGGTGtaattttgtctttcttttttaggCTACCACAATATTATTCTCCAGGAGTGTAAGTCttacttaaaggataattccggtgtgatttggacctaaagtgtgttgaaacatgataccgagtgtgagcgtatgtctcatagctcacctcggcttgtcccctgcactccaaaatctggcgctagttagccgatgctaccaacatagtgtttcgttgtggtgcctcgggcatcggcctagccatgcaaataaatcactgttttacaccatttacgaggctcaaagtagctccatacttcattgttagacttccgagggccttgacatttaaaacgagacatggagaactttgaaaaagcactggtagtttatttacaagacgatttatacagacagtaccttaaggaattttaccgttcaacgccatcttgaattaagtcacgataagtcgagcgaggAGTACGAACAAACAGGtctgataagggatcagattccaaaaataattccgtaaaaatgcatggattctagttgctgctactggaagaaactgtaatccatgcatttccactgaattatttttggaatctgatctcttatcatacctgttcattcttactcgttgctcgacttatcgtgactaaattcaagatggctgcaaacgctaaacttcgtgaagatactgtctgtataaatcgtcttgtaagtaaactaccagtgctttttcaaagttctcaatgtctcgttttaaatgtcagggccctcttcaccttctccacctccacctctaccaatgaagtgtggagatacattgagcctcgtaaatggtgtaaaacagtgatttatttgcatggctagcccgatgccgaagcaccaccattgaaaaagctgttggtagcatcggctaactagcgccagattttggagtgcaggggacaagccgagatgggctatgagacatacgttcacactcggtatcatgtttcaatacactttaggtcaatatcacaccggaattctcctttaataacaATAAGAAGGTAAATATTTTAAGGAtgcattttaaatatttaataaaaaaCTTTATTTTTCAACCCCCTTGCAGGAGGGTGACTTTGTGTCGCCCTCTGAGTTTGAGGACGATGGGCACAGCCCTCTtccttctccacctccacctccacctccaccttcacCACCACCCCAGGGCTTGCTCCCCAGACAGCCCAGACTGTGGCTGGAGAATGATATGGATGGCTACCTTGGTGACGAGGAAGATAGCGATGAGGATGATgaaaatttgtaattttgtatattctttatcttcttcggcccttattgcttagttgtgctttttatattatatacttttaattactttttctgctgctattgaatgtttgtgtgttgtctgtattctactgtgaccttgaattatgtgtaatgtgtaataaACGTGTAACTGTGATAAATGTGTATAACTGTGTAATAACCGTGTACTGGAGTATGGGATTGGGTTAGgttaggttaggattaggggttaggttaggttaggaaattagaattaaaatttTATTTTAGTGTGTAGTTGGTTTGACTATTGTGCACTGGCCAGTTGTTCTCGCCCCACTATTCCCATCTAAAAGTCAAATtaaataaaagttaaaaagaagagataaaagagaggagctataaaagacacagagtggtttaaaactttaatttaatttttcattaagaccttgtgggtgtagtgtttgaagttttaaaatccacaatctctctgttcttttcctctgtaaaattgTCCAGCCTGGGTTCCCTTCAATCGTATGCGAATCTGCAGCTAGCGtaacatgttcatcacatatgactctttcattagcgggttttcactcttggccccttagtggcagcatgggagaatgacagtctgttacatttttcatcacatatgagtcttgagttagcgcgtattcactcttggccccttagtggcagtatgggagaatgacagtctgttacattttccatcacatacgagtcttgagttagcgctttttcactcttggccccttagtggcagtatgggagaatgacagtctgttacattttccatcacatacgagtcttgagttagcgctttttcagtcttggccccttagtggcagtatgggagaatgacagtctgttacatgttcatcacatatgactcttgagttagcgcctggaggtttgctagggccggaatcatatacgaacccgcaggtataccatgggtttgagattttttcggctctgcttaaggctttaacccttgcgaggttagcttaagtggggcacagtgcaccagtacttatcggtgcttaagcctggttgtccgtggggggggtggtacccagagggggggggcgtttgccactttgtgttgcgggcttagcatagagggtgttagctagtttgattagcgtgtttaatttgggttaagtttaggagtaggatacagggtaatgctcccaggctcacacacacgcgcgcaggggacagagaggagtctttggagcctctgtgagcagctggggcctgtgggtgggtgtgtgtgtgtgtaggggtgctgcagtgggtatagcacagcatctaggcccaagcatctaggcacagcatctaggcccaactttaataataataatgtaataataataataagttggggcctctctgagcagctggagcctctctgagcaacaggcccctctcactgtccctctctatcacctgcgcgcgcgtgtgtgcgtgtgtgtggctgtgcttggtggggggggtctagcgcagctctctgtggaTCACGCACCTTCTACAACTCTAATCTCACCGTCTATGTAAAACCAGATTTGCAACTTGCTCTCCAACAACTCAAGAATCTAAGAATCACAAATTGCGTTACGGCAATTGTGCAATAGCCTACCTGTATTAATAATGACCTTGTCAGTTGACATGGGTCTTAAGAAATTATCTTTGAAGGATACTAGCCTTTTAGTGGTTTTTCATGACAGTTttgtaaaatacaaatacttCGGAACTACTGTACAGGGGTAGCTCAGtagcaaaaaaaatattgtaaGGAAAGGGAACATTTTGCTCAATAGAGTTATTAGAATTGATTAATGACTTGGCTaactttgcctgtgatcccaatCTGCTCATTGCCTTTTTTCAGCTTCTCGAAGTTAATTATCAAAGATACTGTATCATTGTAAGATGAACTAACCCACCCATGACTTTGTTGTGAAACACTAGAAAAGGGATCTGTGATTATTGCTGAGGGAGAAATAGAGCTCTGGCCGTTCTCCAACTTCTTGTGTTGTGCTGTAGTATTTCTGAGGCACTCTCCCCAAAGTGTCCGCCCCCATCACCATCACAGGGCACTCTTACACTCATTCGGTTGCCGTTCTCTCTGGATGCTCACTTTTACTGTCTTACTCATGCCTGTCTTCATTTCACAAGATCTCTTGTCCTCCTCTTACATCATATTCTCAACATGGGTTTATCTACCAGCACATTTTCAACGTGGGTTCATATATCTGTACATTTCCAACATGGGTCTATCTACCTGTAGTATCTTTGTCTGTCAGGATGGACTTTTTTGTTGCCAGAatcatttctcttttctttaTTCCCCTCTTTTTATCCTCATTGCTTTCAAAAGCATTTTGTATCACTGTGTACTAAGAAGTATAGCATGAACCATGACAATCAGACAAATGACATACTCATTTTGTAATTTAACTCTTTCTCATGTGCTCAGGCGGAAGGCCATGTTCATCGTGAACATCCTGGCCGTGATTGGCGGTGCCCTGATGGAGCTCTCTACCATCTGCTCCTTTGAGATGGTCATCGCCCTCTTCTGCGGCATCTTCACGGGTCTCACCCCCATGTTTTTTATGGCTATTAGGATATCTTTAGGATCGCCACCATGGTAGTCATGGACCACACTGGGCAGCAGAAGCTGCACAACATGGTGGCCTACTGCCAAAATGCAGACAAATGTCGGCGTGCCACCATCGCTGTGCATTTCGACGAGGTTTGGGATGACTAGGACTGCAATGAGATGTGTGATATCTGCCGCCAAGGCAACGACTACATCACAGTGGATATCACCAAGCATGACCGCGAGGTGCTTCTGATCGTGGAGCTGGCCGGCTCGCTGGACGAGAAGGTGACCCCACTGAAGGTGTCCGAAACATGGCTGGGCAAGGGCCCTGCCAAACGCCGGCAGATGATCCGTGTCACAGCTCTGACCCGCTTTGAGGCTTCACGGGCCTCACCCCCATGTACGTAGGCAAGGTGTCCCCGACTCCTCTCCGCTGGGCATTTGGAACGCTCCACCAGCTGGGAGTGGTGGTGGGAATCCTCATCGCCCAGGTAGAGCTGCTTCAACACCGCTGGTGCATATTTGTGGTTGCTGTCTGGTCTCTTTGGGGGTTGCAAATGCTCACCCATCACAGTCTTTGTCTATTTCATTTTACTTGTGATTATTCTTTTGTTGCTTATGGTTATTATTTTTGTACCATTAAAATGCTTGAGTAAATTTTACTTCCATTTGCTTTATTTTGTTGCTTCAAACACCTAGAACATGGGTGGGCCAACTCTTCGGTATACACTGAACGAGCGAGCTAGCAATAAACCAAGGCAAACACATTGTttaagagactatcaaatcacattacaaaaacgaagttcacccaagggtaggctacttacaattttaaCGGCAACAAAgtcaagtcggagtccgttttgcagtcttcttagaaactacaatatgactacattttcgagtatttccgccgagttacatccggatgtgttcggaccgcgagcagaaagttgcatattcggtttttccacggagaagcactagggggagacgaagcacccaccaaacgacccaaaaagtgttgtagaaccatcagaacttgttgcatagggcctctttaaagtctcaccttttaatcgagctggCTGTACAAagatcatcaacaatggtctagattgctgggactctaggacaaagctcccaaaaacagcttggcattcaatgagttaaacacgaaaaatacactgttcaacagagctggtgtgtgtgaggcacaCTCTTAAAGACGCAACCTTTCGGTTTAATTCGGTTAAAGTTCTCGTGCGTAGGCTATTATAGGCTAGAATCCAATCCTGTTGATGCCCCTGCTATTTATCAATgtagccttttattgtttttttttgccatgaatcGTCCACTCCATCCACTCcactaaactctaggaacgcaaccagtaggtggcgatgagattactttccctccctatggcTAGCTTGATGAAAATAGAACGTTGAAACCGGACATGACAATGTTAGCAAAAGCAGCTAAAaccaaagtgtctgctaaaactTAGCCgaaatttcaaaataaaagaccACGTCCGCAATCCACACGGATCCAAAGCGGTTTCAGAGAAAGCATTGCTAATAGGGCTgagacaacgcgtcgacgtaatcgatgacgtcgacacaaaaaatacgttgacgcaaaatatgagcgtcaTTCGTCAAGaataacgtgtgctgctaaatatttttaattttacaccttcagtgatttccatacgttgactaatctgtggctgggcaccacaaaatcaaaaccggccaccacacattgatgttctatattgtaggcctactacaatcgtgaatattttgttaaaggggaacttggcaactatttcaacgtaataaacccgtttagaaatcatttggatggttaaatgacctgttccggtgaaaatggtgacttttcccgctgcccctagcgtccccaggcagaaaaccaaccttgcaacattgagactaccgtcccgaaaagataagtgagaaacaagaaactagttttaaatcgtgtttcttaccttgtaacattcacattgtctgccaaacttatgctaaccgttttgctagcttgtaaacaaatccatgtgctttatcgttacctttgtccacagtttgaaatagcataatgcacaatttctccagcagagggggaaatcctgccaagtttccctttaaatgcacatgcagaggaggagcagcgggctcgttacgagagagagcggtcggggcgaggaaaggctttgtgagtaaaaagtgcagctcaatgaaattattttatcttatctttaatttaagttgaaggattgttgttgccacatagaagcactgcatagaacacagtgggctaaattgctattaaatccggttagcatcatgaccatgctgcacaaatttgttcaaaactgctgcattaaagttaaagtaaactctgctaaggtcttatcacaacatagtacattgaggagactaaactaagttaagttacagtatgcaatcaagcagtatctcaaagctaacgttagaatactgtttggatgtcaagtttagcatgcttacttgcagctgcttgtattcgttactcatgcagggctcattttattgactctgaatgtttgcaaaatcccaatgtaaatggaaaagtgttttccaagactcaaaagtgcttgtccaaaggagaagtacgaaccgttatttgaactaactacgttatgaattgcatccacacatcagcaggctTTTAAcggtgttaatgttaattgcaaggattcccacacaaacgtcttaaaatgacactcaattagacatacactactgaacttcattgaatgctacctctgactaagaatgcattactttgcacttgtatagtcttttattttggaatcttaagagcaataaacatatattgcaatgttttcatgttttttcattcagatatgttacaaataaacatatctaagttgctattagtgaattaatggggagataatcgaatcgaaagcGAAtcagactgaaaaaatgaatcgttagatttatctgcatcgaaaaaataatcgctagattaatcgtttaaaaaataatcgtttatcccagccctaattgCTAACAATGAACTGCATGACAACCGAAGAGTTAACATTTCGATGTTTAATGTTGAAGATTCAGACATTAGGTTGTTCACATGAAGTTGTAATAGCCTAGTAGTTTCCTGTTGAACCAATGTAATTAAAATAGGGTAATAATAAAGATTGTAACCACAATGAAGTGAACTCCATAAAGGAACTTGtcctttgtttttgttgccatgagAAGGTAGTAGGCTGCTGCATTTGCGAGGCATATCTTTTAACAACCGGCATcattgcatttcatttggtCCACTGCAATACCTTTGATTTATTTTGTAAACATCTTTTTTGTACATTGCTGTGGGTCATTCCCATTATCTTTGTTCATTAATCAAAATCACCTGTAAGGgtaatttaaacatttaaaaacagtcTTATAAAACATGATTTGGAAACTTGAGacatatttggggggggggggggggaggggagttgACACCAATTGCTTCTGATTTCATAATGCATGAAGAAGCCATGCATTGTTTAATTTCTGTGGTAGATAC
The Alosa sapidissima isolate fAloSap1 chromosome 23, fAloSap1.pri, whole genome shotgun sequence genome window above contains:
- the LOC121698947 gene encoding SKI family transcriptional corepressor 2-like, giving the protein MDDSSMDDSGMYTSGGESQATTILFSRSEGDFVSPSEFEDDGHSPLPSPPPPPPPPSPPPQGLLPRQPRLWLENDMDGYLGDEEDSDEDDENL